A genomic window from Lotus japonicus ecotype B-129 chromosome 1, LjGifu_v1.2 includes:
- the LOC130725367 gene encoding uncharacterized protein LOC130725367 codes for MESIKHFSHIHPLQLKEDHQNDVEQVFCSGCEKPISGPVFCCNQCNYVLHKSCAELPNKKKHPFHPEHHLTLLSTPPYEGICICDACRGIFNKFVYHCSLCKFDLDIACASQWNPDDGHKHAFISLWNPTSPFVCYACGEKASEILSCVCSICQIWVHSSCADYWDTTTKKDEVDTESDQSQDIDFSLFCHEHLLRFVEEQSLQNVDDKIKLCDGCIQPIITSSPFFSCSENCGFVLHQSCAELPKTKKHPFHIHHLSLLPKAPPYDGVFRCDGCRGLSNGFVYRCDECQFDLDVCCGSLKDTIEHESHNHPLHLEKTGAPRICKGCHLQSNHVYVCHVCEDFAIDCGCATLPNKAWHVFGKHPLKLTCFAGTDLRGNECGICSEKMSLEQWFYFCDDCDFAAHTHCVVGKCWRVKFGGTFKYDTHSHPLALVEETRKNTACEACDEQCNGLALECGQCKSYYHREGKCFWEQFKESAKYFAFSGTMLRYRYAANVFAATPNVTTKGETKHRK; via the coding sequence ATGGAGAGTATTAAACATTTCAGCCATATCCACCCACTGCAGTTAAAGGAGGATCATCAAAACGATGTTGAGCAAGTCTTTTGCTCAGGTTGTGAAAAACCAATTTCAGGTCCTGTCTTCTGCTGCAACCAGTGCAACTATGTTCTTCACAAATCATGTGCAGAACTTCCAAACAAGAAGAAACATCCATTTCACCCTGAACATCACCTTACACTCCTTTCAACTCCCCCTTACGAAGGAATCTGCATATGCGATGCTTGCAGAGGTATCTTCAACAAGTTCGTCTACCATTGTTCTCTTTGCAAATTTGACCTTGACATAGCATGTGCTTCTCAGTGGAACCCTGATGATGGCCACAAGCATGCCTTTATCTCCTTGTGGAATCCAACATCACCATTTGTTTGTTACGCTTGTGGCGAGAAAGCAAGCGAGATCCTCTCGTGTGTTTGCTCCATTTGCCAGATTTGGGTTCATTCTAGCTGCGCTGATTATTGGGATACCACGACAAAAAAAGATGAAGTAGATACAGAATCTGATCAATCCCAAGATATTGATTTCAGTTTATTTTGTCATGAACATTTGTTAAGGTTCGTGGAGGAACAGAGTTTGCAAAATGTTGATGATAAAATTAAACTCTGTGATGGGTGTATCCAACCCATTATTACCTCATcacctttcttttcttgttctgaaaattGTGGATTTGTTCTTCACCAAAGTTGTGCTGAGTTGCCTAAAACGAAGAAACACCCTTTTCACATACACCATTTGAGTCTTCTCCCCAAGGCACCTCCATATGATGGCGTTTTTAGGTGTGATGGATGTAGAGGGCTGAGCAATGGCTTTGTGTATCGCTGTGATGAGTGTCAATTCGACCTTGATGTTTGTTGCGGTTCTCTAAAGGACACAATTGAACATGAAAGTCACAATCACCCTCTTCACTTAGAGAAGACGGGCGCTCCCAGAATATGCAAAGGTTGTCACCTTCAGTCTAATCATGTCTATGTGTGTCATGTTTGTGAAGATTTCGCTATTGATTGTGGATGCGCTACTCTGCCGAATAAGGCATGGCACGTGTTTGGCAAACATCCTCTGAAGCTAACATGTTTTGCTGGAACTGATTTGAGGGGAAATGAATGTGGAATTTGCAGTGAGAAAATGTCATTGGAGCAATGGTTCTATTTCTGTGATGATTGTGACTTTGCTGCTCATACTCATTGTGTTGTTGGCAAGTGTTGGCGTGTGAAGTTTGGAGGAACTTTCAAATATGATACTCACTCCCACCCTCTGGCTTTGGTGGAAGAAACTAGGAAGAACACTGCATGTGAAGCCTGTGATGAACAATGCAATGGATTGGCACTTGAATGTGGGCAATGCAAAAGCTACTACCACAGAGAAGGGAAGTGTTTCTGGGAACAGTTCAAAGAGAGTGCAAAGTATTTTGCATTCTCGGGAACCATGTTGCGGTACAGGTATGCAGCAAATGTATTTGCTGCCACTCCCAATGTAACCACCAAGGGAGAGACTAAACATAGAAAATAA